One window from the genome of Anomalospiza imberbis isolate Cuckoo-Finch-1a 21T00152 chromosome 13, ASM3175350v1, whole genome shotgun sequence encodes:
- the RPP25 gene encoding ribonuclease P protein subunit p25, translated as MAVEGGTAKPIAQSRMENFRKVRTSEEEMPLPFPDLPPDVVEMKVKEGSKIRNLMNFAMAQMELKGRRQIVFSGCGRAVTKTITCVEIMKRKLGGLHQVTKVRYKTVLEVWENQDPPPDSPAQNLTVHKNVPSICILLSRDPLDPNQMGYQPPEPRHEAGEDTLGSSTKGLKRPLPPPCEELLPKKLQVQVSDSPRGTGTTAGQQDH; from the coding sequence ATGGCTGTCGAAGGAGGGACAGCCAAGCCCATTGCCCAGTCCAGGATGGAGAACTTCCGAAAGGTGAGGACCTCGGAGGAGGAGATGCCATTACCCTTCCCAGACCTGCCCCCGGACGTGGTGGAGATGAAAGTGAAGGAGGGCAGCAAGATCAGGAACCTGATGAACTTCGCCATGGCCCAGATGGAGCTGAAGGGCAGGCGGCAGATCGTGTTCAGCGGCTGCGGCAGGGCGGTCACCAAGACCATCACCTGCGTGGAAATCATGAAGCGCAAGCTGGGAGGGCTCCACCAGGTCACCAAGGTACGCTACAAAACTGTGCTCGAGGTCTGGGAAAACCAGGACCCACCGCCCGacagccctgcacagaaccTGACTGTCCACAAGAACGTCCCCTCCATCTGCATCCTGCTCTCCCGGGACCCCCTGGATCCCAACCAGATGGGATACCAGCCCCCTGAGCCCCGGCATGAGGCGGGAGAAGACACATTGGGATCCTCCACCAAGGGGCTGAAGCGGCCGCTGCCGCCTCCCTgcgaggagctgctgcccaagAAGCTGCAGGTACAGGTGTCTGACAGCCCCAGGGGCACGGGGACCACTGCTGGCCAGCAGGACCACTGA
- the SCAMP5 gene encoding secretory carrier-associated membrane protein 5: MAEKVNNFPPLPKFIPLKPCFYQDFDAEIPPQHRTMAKRLYYLWMLNSITLAVNLVGCLAWLIGGGGAVNFGLAILWLILFTPCSYVCWFRPIYKAFKTDSSFSFMAFFFTFMAQLVISIIQAVGIPGWGVCGWIAAISFFGTNVGSAVVMLIPTVLFTAMAVFSFIALTMVHKFYRGSGGSFSKAQEEWTTGAWKNPHVQQAAQNAAMGAAQGAMMQHETQYSATPNYTYSNEM, from the exons ATGGCAG AAAAGGTGAACAACTTCCCTCCCCTGCCCAAATTCATCCCCCTGAAGCCATGTTTCTACCAGGACTTCGATGCGGAGATCCCGCCGCAGCACCGGACCATGGCCAAGCGGCTTTACTACCTCTGGATGC tgaACAGCATCACCTTGGCGGTGAATCTCGTGGGCTGCCTCGCGTGGCTCATTGGAGGCGGCGGAGCTGTAAATTTTGGACTGGCAATTCTCTGGCTCATTCTCTTTACGCCCTGCTCCTATGTCTGCTGGTTTAGACCTATTTACAAAGCTTTCAA GACAGACAGTTCCTTCAGCTTCATggccttcttcttcaccttcatgGCCCAGCTGGTGATCAGCATTATCCAGGCAGTGGGGATCCCTGGATGGGGGGTCTG TGGCTGGATTGCAGCGATTTCCTTCTTTGGGACCAACGTGGGCTCGGCTGTGGTGATGCTGATCCCCACTGTGCTCTTCACGGCCATGGCAGTCTTCTCCTTCATTGCCCTCACCATG GTACACAAGTTTTACCGGGGCAGCGGCGGGAGCTTCAGCAAAGCGCAGGAGGAGTGGACCACGGGGGCCTGGAAGAATCCCCACGTGCAGCAGGCAGCCCAGAACGCGGCCATGGGGGCGGCGCAGGGCGCCATGATGCAGCACGAGACGCAGTACTCAGCCACCCCCAACTACACCTACTCCAACGAgatgtga
- the PPCDC gene encoding phosphopantothenoylcysteine decarboxylase isoform X1 produces MEPISLPEPGIAAGNSSSVAQEKFHVLLGVTGSVAALKLPLLVGELLKIPGLEVKVVTTERAKHFYDAQEIPVTLYGDEEEWQLWKGRSDPVLHIELRRWADLMVVAPLDANTLAKIANGICDNLLTCVIRAWDLSKPLLFCPAMNTAMWEHPITARQVEQLKGFGYTEIPCVVKKLVCGDEGNRSWCREKAAEVLAGCSWSTQMPACREARQLPQHKSQY; encoded by the exons ATGGAGCCCATCTCCCTGCCAGAACCAGGCATTGCTGCAGGAAACAGCTCATCTGTGGCACAGGAAAAATTCCATGTGCtgctgggagtgactggaagcGTGGCTGCCCTCAAGCTGCCCCTGCTGGTCGGGGAATTGCTGAAAATCCCTGGG CTCGAGGTGAAGGTGGTCACTACTGAGAGAGCAAAACATTTCTACGATGCCCAGGAGATTCCTGTGACCCTCTATGGTGATGAAGAGGAGTGGCAG CTGTGGAAGGGCCGCTCGGACCCCGTCCTGCACATTGAGCTCCGGCGCTGGGCCGACCTCATGGTGGTGGCACCTCTGGATGCCAACACGCTGGCAAAGATCGCCAATGGCATCTGTGACAACCTGCTG ACTTGTGTCATCCGCGCGTGGGACCTGAGCAAACCCCTGCTCTTCTGCCCAGCCATGAACACGGCCATGTGGGAGCATCCCATCACGGCTCGCCAGGTGGAGCAGCTGAAGGGCTTTGGCTACACGGAGATCCCCTGTGTGGTGAAGAAACTCGTGTGTGGAGATGAAG GAAATCGCTCTTGGTGCCGGGAAAAAGCTGCTGAGGTGCTGGCAGGGTGCAGCTGGAGCACCCAAATGCCTGCCTGCCGTGAAGCCCGCCAGTTGCCTCAGCACAAAAGTCAATATTGA
- the PPCDC gene encoding phosphopantothenoylcysteine decarboxylase isoform X5, with protein MEPISLPEPGIAAGNSSSVAQEKFHVLLGVTGSVAALKLPLLVGELLKIPGLEVKVVTTERAKHFYDAQEIPVTLYGDEEEWQTCVIRAWDLSKPLLFCPAMNTAMWEHPITARQVEQLKGFGYTEIPCVVKKLVCGDEGNRSWCREKAAEVLAGCSWSTQMPACREARQLPQHKSQY; from the exons ATGGAGCCCATCTCCCTGCCAGAACCAGGCATTGCTGCAGGAAACAGCTCATCTGTGGCACAGGAAAAATTCCATGTGCtgctgggagtgactggaagcGTGGCTGCCCTCAAGCTGCCCCTGCTGGTCGGGGAATTGCTGAAAATCCCTGGG CTCGAGGTGAAGGTGGTCACTACTGAGAGAGCAAAACATTTCTACGATGCCCAGGAGATTCCTGTGACCCTCTATGGTGATGAAGAGGAGTGGCAG ACTTGTGTCATCCGCGCGTGGGACCTGAGCAAACCCCTGCTCTTCTGCCCAGCCATGAACACGGCCATGTGGGAGCATCCCATCACGGCTCGCCAGGTGGAGCAGCTGAAGGGCTTTGGCTACACGGAGATCCCCTGTGTGGTGAAGAAACTCGTGTGTGGAGATGAAG GAAATCGCTCTTGGTGCCGGGAAAAAGCTGCTGAGGTGCTGGCAGGGTGCAGCTGGAGCACCCAAATGCCTGCCTGCCGTGAAGCCCGCCAGTTGCCTCAGCACAAAAGTCAATATTGA
- the PPCDC gene encoding phosphopantothenoylcysteine decarboxylase isoform X7, with product MEPISLPEPGIAAGNSSSVAQEKFHVLLGVTGSVAALKLPLLVGELLKIPGLEVKVVTTERAKHFYDAQEIPVTLYGDEEEWQTCVIRAWDLSKPLLFCPAMNTAMWEHPITARQVEQLKGFGYTEIPCVVKKLVCGDEGRGAMAEVWTIVERVKRILEERDVPRQS from the exons ATGGAGCCCATCTCCCTGCCAGAACCAGGCATTGCTGCAGGAAACAGCTCATCTGTGGCACAGGAAAAATTCCATGTGCtgctgggagtgactggaagcGTGGCTGCCCTCAAGCTGCCCCTGCTGGTCGGGGAATTGCTGAAAATCCCTGGG CTCGAGGTGAAGGTGGTCACTACTGAGAGAGCAAAACATTTCTACGATGCCCAGGAGATTCCTGTGACCCTCTATGGTGATGAAGAGGAGTGGCAG ACTTGTGTCATCCGCGCGTGGGACCTGAGCAAACCCCTGCTCTTCTGCCCAGCCATGAACACGGCCATGTGGGAGCATCCCATCACGGCTCGCCAGGTGGAGCAGCTGAAGGGCTTTGGCTACACGGAGATCCCCTGTGTGGTGAAGAAACTCGTGTGTGGAGATGAAG GCCGAGGTGCCATGGCAGAAGTGTGGACCATCGTGGAAAGAGTTAAAAGGATCCTTGAAGAACGGGATGTGCCAAGGCAGAGCTGA
- the PPCDC gene encoding phosphopantothenoylcysteine decarboxylase isoform X4, with product MEPISLPEPGIAAGNSSSVAQEKFHVLLGVTGSVAALKLPLLVGELLKIPGLEVKVVTTERAKHFYDAQEIPVTLYGDEEEWQLWKGRSDPVLHIELRRWADLMVVAPLDANTLAKIANGICDNLLTCVIRAWDLSKPLLFCPAMNTAMWEHPITARQVEQLKGFGYTEIPCVVKKLVCGDEAQLSQL from the exons ATGGAGCCCATCTCCCTGCCAGAACCAGGCATTGCTGCAGGAAACAGCTCATCTGTGGCACAGGAAAAATTCCATGTGCtgctgggagtgactggaagcGTGGCTGCCCTCAAGCTGCCCCTGCTGGTCGGGGAATTGCTGAAAATCCCTGGG CTCGAGGTGAAGGTGGTCACTACTGAGAGAGCAAAACATTTCTACGATGCCCAGGAGATTCCTGTGACCCTCTATGGTGATGAAGAGGAGTGGCAG CTGTGGAAGGGCCGCTCGGACCCCGTCCTGCACATTGAGCTCCGGCGCTGGGCCGACCTCATGGTGGTGGCACCTCTGGATGCCAACACGCTGGCAAAGATCGCCAATGGCATCTGTGACAACCTGCTG ACTTGTGTCATCCGCGCGTGGGACCTGAGCAAACCCCTGCTCTTCTGCCCAGCCATGAACACGGCCATGTGGGAGCATCCCATCACGGCTCGCCAGGTGGAGCAGCTGAAGGGCTTTGGCTACACGGAGATCCCCTGTGTGGTGAAGAAACTCGTGTGTGGAGATGAAG CTCAGCTGTCTCAGTTGTGA
- the PPCDC gene encoding phosphopantothenoylcysteine decarboxylase isoform X2 gives MEPISLPEPGIAAGNSSSVAQEKFHVLLGVTGSVAALKLPLLVGELLKIPGLEVKVVTTERAKHFYDAQEIPVTLYGDEEEWQLWKGRSDPVLHIELRRWADLMVVAPLDANTLAKIANGICDNLLTCVIRAWDLSKPLLFCPAMNTAMWEHPITARQVEQLKGFGYTEIPCVVKKLVCGDEGRGAMAEVWTIVERVKRILEERDVPRQS, from the exons ATGGAGCCCATCTCCCTGCCAGAACCAGGCATTGCTGCAGGAAACAGCTCATCTGTGGCACAGGAAAAATTCCATGTGCtgctgggagtgactggaagcGTGGCTGCCCTCAAGCTGCCCCTGCTGGTCGGGGAATTGCTGAAAATCCCTGGG CTCGAGGTGAAGGTGGTCACTACTGAGAGAGCAAAACATTTCTACGATGCCCAGGAGATTCCTGTGACCCTCTATGGTGATGAAGAGGAGTGGCAG CTGTGGAAGGGCCGCTCGGACCCCGTCCTGCACATTGAGCTCCGGCGCTGGGCCGACCTCATGGTGGTGGCACCTCTGGATGCCAACACGCTGGCAAAGATCGCCAATGGCATCTGTGACAACCTGCTG ACTTGTGTCATCCGCGCGTGGGACCTGAGCAAACCCCTGCTCTTCTGCCCAGCCATGAACACGGCCATGTGGGAGCATCCCATCACGGCTCGCCAGGTGGAGCAGCTGAAGGGCTTTGGCTACACGGAGATCCCCTGTGTGGTGAAGAAACTCGTGTGTGGAGATGAAG GCCGAGGTGCCATGGCAGAAGTGTGGACCATCGTGGAAAGAGTTAAAAGGATCCTTGAAGAACGGGATGTGCCAAGGCAGAGCTGA
- the PPCDC gene encoding phosphopantothenoylcysteine decarboxylase isoform X6 has protein sequence MLEVKVVTTERAKHFYDAQEIPVTLYGDEEEWQLWKGRSDPVLHIELRRWADLMVVAPLDANTLAKIANGICDNLLTCVIRAWDLSKPLLFCPAMNTAMWEHPITARQVEQLKGFGYTEIPCVVKKLVCGDEGNRSWCREKAAEVLAGCSWSTQMPACREARQLPQHKSQY, from the exons ATG CTCGAGGTGAAGGTGGTCACTACTGAGAGAGCAAAACATTTCTACGATGCCCAGGAGATTCCTGTGACCCTCTATGGTGATGAAGAGGAGTGGCAG CTGTGGAAGGGCCGCTCGGACCCCGTCCTGCACATTGAGCTCCGGCGCTGGGCCGACCTCATGGTGGTGGCACCTCTGGATGCCAACACGCTGGCAAAGATCGCCAATGGCATCTGTGACAACCTGCTG ACTTGTGTCATCCGCGCGTGGGACCTGAGCAAACCCCTGCTCTTCTGCCCAGCCATGAACACGGCCATGTGGGAGCATCCCATCACGGCTCGCCAGGTGGAGCAGCTGAAGGGCTTTGGCTACACGGAGATCCCCTGTGTGGTGAAGAAACTCGTGTGTGGAGATGAAG GAAATCGCTCTTGGTGCCGGGAAAAAGCTGCTGAGGTGCTGGCAGGGTGCAGCTGGAGCACCCAAATGCCTGCCTGCCGTGAAGCCCGCCAGTTGCCTCAGCACAAAAGTCAATATTGA